One window from the genome of Phocoena phocoena chromosome 15, mPhoPho1.1, whole genome shotgun sequence encodes:
- the EPO gene encoding erythropoietin, translating into MGVRECPARLLLLSLLLLPLGLPVLGVPPHLICDSRVLERYILEAREAENATMGCAEGCSFSENITVPDTKVNFYAWKRMEVQQQAVEVWQGLALLSEAILQGQALLANSSQPSEALQLHVDKAVSGLRSLTSLLRALGAQKGAVPLPDAASSAAPLRTFTVDTLCKLFRIYSNFLRGKLTLYTGEACRRGDR; encoded by the exons ATGGGGGTGCGCG AATGCCCTGCCCGGCTGCTTCTGCTGTCCTTGCTGCTGCTTCCTCTGGGCCTCCCAGTCCTGGGCGTCCCCCCACACCTCATCTGTGACAGCCGAGTCCTGGAGAGGTACATCCTGGAGGCCAGGGAGGCCGAAAATGCCACG ATGGGCTGTGCTGAGGGCTGCAGTTTCAGTGAGAACATCACCGTCCCAGACACCAAGGTTAACTTCTATGCCTGGAAGAGGATGGAG GTCCAGCAGCAGGCTGTGGAAGTCTGGCAGGGCCTGGCCCTGCTCTCAGAAGCCATCCTGCAGGGCCAGGCCCTGTTGGCCAACTCGTCTCAGCCATCCGAGGCCCTGCAGCTGCACGTGGACAAAGCTGTTAGCGGCCTGCGAAGCCTCACCTCCCTGCTTCGGGCACTGGGAGCCCAG AAGGGAGCCGTCCCCCTTCCAGACGCAGCCTCCTCTGCAGCCCCGCTCCGAACATTCACTGTTGATACTTTGTGCAAACTTTTCCGAATCTACTCCAATTTCCTGCGGGGAAAGCTGACGCTGTACACAGGGGAGGCCTGCAGGAGAGGGGACAGGTGA